TGCCCGGCCTGCCGCAGTATGAGCATCGCCACCTGGCGGCTGATCTCGTCGTCCTCCGCCACCAGGATCCGGGCGCCCTGCGCCGCGATCTCCGCCCGTTCGCGCGGCTCCCCGGGACACTCGGCGGTGCCCAGCGCGTTCTCCACGGCGGCGAGCAGGCGGCGGCGGCTGAGCGGCCGGGTGATCGACTGCACGGCGCGCTCCCCCGCGGCGCCCGGCCAGGCGAAGCCCGAGCGTCCGGGCGTGACGACCACGACGACGCTGGTGGCCTGGAACATCGGGTCGGTGAGGACCACGTGCGCGATCGACTCGGCATCGGCGCCGAGGTCGAGGGCCACGACCGCCAGCTCGTACGGCCGCCCCTCCGCGACGGCGGCACGCAGCAGCGCGAGGGTGGTCTCCCCGTCCCTGCTCTCCTCCACCTCGAGCCCCGCGCCCGCCAGCGAGTGCACCGCGAGCGCGCGGTCCTCCGGCCGCGGGTCGGCGACGAGCACGCGCCGCCCCTGCAGGGCCTCCACCGACGGCTCGGAGGACGATCGGCCGGGCCAGGTCAGGACGTCCATCGGCAGCCGCACCCAGAAGCGGCTGCCCACGCCCTCCACGCTGTCCAGCCCGATCTCCCCGCCCATGAGCTCGGTGAGCTGCCGGCCGATGGCCAGCCCCAGGCCGCTCCCGCCGGTCCTGCGCGTGATCGGCGAGTCGACCTGGCGGAAGACGCCGAACACCTTCTCCCGGTCGTCGGGACCGACCCCGATCCCGGTGTCGGCGACCGAGAACCTGAGCACCGCGCGCGGGTCGCCCGGCGCGCCCTCGTCCAGCGCGACGTGCAGGTCGACGCCGCCCTGAACGGTGAACTTCAGCGCGTTGCCCACCAGGTTCGTGAGGATCTGGCGCAGCCGCGCCGGATCCCCCGACACCTGCCGCGGCACGTCCTCGTCGAGCCGCAGCGTGAGCCAGAGCCCCTGCTCGTACGCGTGCGGCGCGAACGGCGCCACCACCTCGTCGCAGAGCCTGGGCAGGTCGAACGGCACCTCGTCCACCTGAAGGTGGCCCGCCTCGATCCTGGACAGGTCGAGGAAGTCGTCGAGCAGGCGCAGCACGTTCTGCGCCGACTCCTCGGCGGTGGTGGCGTAATGGCGCTGCTCGTCATTCAGCCGGGTGCTCATGAGCAGGGAGTTCATGCCCAGCACGCCGTTGATCGGAGTGCGGATCTCGTGGCTGATCTTGGCCAGGAACTCGGACTTCGCGCTGGAGGCGCTGACCGCCTCGTCCCTGGCTGCGGCCAGCTCGGAGGCGTACCTGGCCAGCGTGGCCTGCGCCCTGCGGCGGCCGCGCGTCGTGTGGATCTGCAGGCCCAGGCCGATGAGGATGAGCAGCGCCAGCAGCGCGGCGACGGTCATCACGTTCGCCCTGAGCTGCTGTGCCGAGGCCAGCGCCTCGGCGGCGGACACCTCGGCGGTGACCGTCCAGCCGATGCCGGGTATCGGCTCCGAGGCTGACAGCACGGTGCCGTCGATGCCGTGGAACTCGCCGTTCCAGGTGCGCCCGGCGAGCGCGGCGTCCACGCGCGGGTCCTCGCGCAGGGAGGTGAGCGCGAGCAGCTTCCTGTCGGGGTCGGCGACGAGCACGCCGGCCCGGTCGGTGATCAGCAGCCGGATGTCCTGCGCCTCGGCGGCCTCCTTGGCGAAGTCCTGGATGGCGTCCAGGCTGTAGACGACGGCGAGGATGCCGAGCATGCGCTTGCCGTCGGCGCTGAGGATCGGCGCGGCCACCGCGACGGCCCTGGACACCCCGACCATCGTGGGCGTGTACGCCTGCGACACGTTGGCCGCCCGCCGGTCGCGCACCGCGCGGTACCAGTCGGTGGCGCTGATGTCCTGGGGCAGCACGGTCTTGGGCTCGGCGCCCAGCATGCGGCCTTCGGACGAGACCAGGATCAGCCCGCTGACGCCGTCGCGCATCTGCTTGAGCTCGCCGAGGTGATCGCGCATGGCGCCGACGGTGGCGTGCGCCACGGTGTCACGCATGCTCTGCCGCTGCGCGAACGCGGTGACGAGCTGTTCGAGCGAGCCCATCTGCTGCTCCACCACGACCCGGCTCACCGAGGCGGTCGTCCTGACCCGGTCGGTGACCTCGTCGCTGACAGCCTGCTCCGACAGTGAGATGCTGGAGGAGGTCAGCAGCGCCAGGGGCAGCAGGCCGAGCACCACCCACAGGGCTGTCACCGCGAGCAGCCATCTCACCGGCGTCCGTCCTTCCCCCTGTCCGCTCGGGTACAGGGTAGGAGGGAAAAGGGACGAGCGGCGGGTCTCCGTGAGCAGAAGGCGCAAAACTCGATCTTTTGTAACAAAACCCGCTTAAGCTCACTCTGATTTGTAATAACTGGACCTGGACGAGGAGCTGGCGATGCCTGAGGCCCGGGACATCACCGTTCTCATCGTGGACGACGATCCGGTCGTCACCGCGGCGCTGCACGCGCAGGTGAACAGGGTACTCGGGTTCAGGGTGGTGGGGATCGCGCACACCGGGCAGGCGGCGCTCGCCGCCGCGGGCCGCTTCGCGCCCCGGCTCGTGCTGCTCGACCTGCACCTGCCGGACATGCCGGGGCTCGAGGTGGCGCACCGGCTGCGCCGGCCCGAGCAGCCGCCGGCAGACGTCATCGTCATCTCAGGACGCAAGGAGTCGGCCACCGTACGCGCGGCCATCCAGCGCGGAGCCCTGTACTACCTGGTCAAGCCGACCAGGGCGGGCACGCTCGAGCAGACGCTGCTGCGCTACGCGGCCACGACCGAGCAGCTCGAGGCGGGCGATCGCTTCGTCGAGCAGCAGGAGATCGACCGCATCTTCCGCTCGCTCCACCTCGACCAGGGCCCCCGGCCCAAGAGCATCTCGGCGGCGACCGAGCAGCTGGTGCTCGACGCGCTGTCCGCCGTCGAGGAGGACGCCTCGGCGCACGAGCTGGCCGGGATGATCGGCGTCAGCCGCGCCACCGCCCGCCGCTACCTGGAGCATCTCGCGGAACGCGGGCTGCTCGAGGCGCGGCCCAAGTACGGGCCGACCGGACGCCCCCAGCACCGGTACCGCGTCCGGTGAGCACGCTCAGGGTGCTGCTCGCCGCACTGCTCTGCCTCCTGCCCACGGGCTGCGGCACGGACAACCCCTTCCCCGAGAGCTCCACGATGTGGCGCATCAGGGAGCGCGGGATGCTCACGGTGGGCATCAAGTTCGACCAGCCGATGTTCGGCTACAAGGACCCGGCCAGCGGGCGGATCACCGGGTTCGACGCGGAGGTGGCCCGGCTCATCGCGAAGGACCTCACCGGCAGCGAGCGCAACATCCGGTTCGTGGAGACGGTGTCGCGCGAGCGGGAGAACTTCATCGCCCAGGGCGTGGTGGACGTCGTCATCGCCACGTACTCGATCACGCCGGCCCGCGCCCAGCTGGTCAGCTTCACGGACCCGTACTACTACGCCGGGCAGGACCTGCTGGTCAGGGTCGCCGACACCACCATCGAGGACGTGTCGGACCTGGAGGGCAAGAGCGTGTGCACGGCGAAGGGCTCCACCTCCAGCGACCGGCTGCGCACCCTGGCGCCCGGCGCCAGCCTGGAGATCGTGGACGCCTACAGCGTGTGCGTGCCGGCGCTCGTGGCCGGGCGGGTGGACGCGATCAGCACCGACGACACGATCCTGCTCGGCCTGCTGGACCAGCATCCGGACGTGTTCAGGCTGGCGCGCAAGCCGTTCGGGCGCGAGCCGTACGGGATGGGCGTCCGCAAACAGGACACCGGCTTCCGCGACTACCTCAACGGGCTGATCGGCCGCTGGCTGCGTGACGGGGAGTGGGACCGCGCCTTCAAGGACACCATCGGGGTGGCCGGCGCGGCACCTGATCAATCTCGCCCCGCCAATCGCTGAGCAGAAAGCGCATAAGCCTTTCGGTGACACATGCGGCTCCTACGGTTACGCCAACGCTGACCGAGACAAGGAGCGTGACGCATGACTCACGCGGACCTGATCGTGCTGGACCAGGTCAACAAGCGCTTCGGCGACCACCACGTGCTCAGGGACGTCAACCTGACCGTCAGGCAGGGCGAGGTCGTGGTGATCATCGGCCCGTCCGGGGCGGGCAAGTCGACCCTGTGCCGGGCGATCAACCGGCTGGAGACCATCGACTCCGGCACGATCAGCCTGGACGGGACGCCGCTGCCCGCTGAGGGGCGGGCGCTCGCCAAGCTCCGCGCCGAGGTGGGCATGGTCTTCCAGTCGTTCAACCTCTTCGCGCACAAGACCGTCCTGGACAACGTCGTCCTCGGGCAGGTCCACGTGCTGAAGCGGCCGAAGGCGGAGGCCGAGCGCAAGGCCCAGGAGCTGCTCGACCGGGTCGGCATCGGGGGGCAGGCGGCCAAGTTCCCCGCCCAGCTCTCCGGCGGGCAGCAGCAGCGGGTGGCGATCGCCCGCGCGCTGGCCATGGACCCGAAGGCGATCCTCTTCGACGAGCCCACCTCGGCGCTCGACCCGGAGATGGTCAACGAGGTGCTCGACGTCATGACCTCGCTCGCCCGCGAGGGCATGACCATGGTCGTCGTCACCCACGAGATGGGCTTCGCCCGGCGCGCGGCCGACCGGGTCGTCTTCATGGCCGACGGCGAGATCGTCGAGCAGAACACCCCCGACGCGTTCTTCGGCTCCCCGAACAGCGAACGCGCCCAGTCCTTCCTCGCCAAGATCCTCACCCACTAAGGAGCCAACATGTTCGGCCGATCCCTTTACGCGACCTTCACGGTGATCGCGCTCGCCACCGCCGCCACGGCCTGCGGCGGCGGCCAGGACAGCTACGCCTCCGTCGTGGACAAGGCCAAGAACGACAAGAAGCTGGTGATCGGCGTCAAGGCCGACCAGCCGGGGCTGGGGCTGCGCACGCCCGACGGCACCTTCGCCGGCTTCGACGTCGAGGTCGCCAAGTACGTGGCCAAGCAGCTCGGTGTCGAGGCCAAGGACATCACGTTCAAGGAGACGGTGTCCGCCAACCGGGAGGCCTTCCTCGAGCAGGGCCAGGTGGACATGGTGGTGGCCACGTACTCGATCACCGACGCCAGGAAGCAGAAGGTCTCCTTCGCCGGGCCATACTTCGTGGCCGGGCAGGACCTGCTCGTCAGGGCCGACGAGGCGGCGCTGACCGGGCCGGAGACGCTGAACGGCAAGAAGCTCTGCTCCGTCGCCGGCTCCACCCCGGCGCAGAAGGTCAAGACGGAGTACGCCAAGGAGGTGCAGCTGCAGGAGGAGCGGACGTACTCGGCCTGCGTCGACCGCGTCCTCGGCGGCCAGCTCGACGCCATCACCACCGACAACGTCATCCTCGCCGGCTACGCCGCGCAGCACGCGGGCAAGCTCAAGGTGGTCGGCAAGCCGTTCAGCACCGAGAAGTACGGCATCGGGCTGAAGAAGGACGACACGAACGGGCGCAAGGCGGTCAACGACGCGCTGGAGAAGATGTTCTCCGACGGCAGCTGGACGAAGGCGCTGCAGGCCAGCGTCGGCGCCTCCGGCTTCGCCCTCCCGCAGGCCCCCCAGCTCGAGCGGTACTGATCGCATGGAGGCACTGCTGACCGAACGCGACACGATCCTCGCCGCGTTCTGGATGACGATACGGCTGACGGCGGTCAGCGCGCTCGGCTCCCTGGTGCTGGGGACGCTGCTGGCCGCCATGCGGGTGGCCCCGCTGGCCTCCCTGCGCGCCGCCGCGAACTGCTACGTGACCGTGGCCCGCAACACCCCGCTCACCCTGGTGCTGCTGTTCACCGGCCTCGGCGTCGGGGCGAACCTCGGCGTCGAGCTGTCGGACGACATCGCGACCAACAACTACTGGCTCGCCGTCATCGGCCTGACCGCCTACACCTCGGCGTTCGTCTGCGAGGCCCTGCGGTCCGGGCTCAACACGGTGCCGGTCGGGCAGGCGGAGGCGGCCCGGTCGCTGGGGCTGGGCTTCGTCCAGACCCTGCGGCTGATCACGCTGCCGCAGGCGTTCCGCGCCGTGGTGGCGCCGCTGGGCAGCATCCTCATCGCGCTGACGAAGAACACCACGATCGCGCTGGTGGTCGGCGTGAGCGAGGCGTCCGTGCGGATGCGGGAGATGATCGAGACGTACGGGGACCAGGTCATCGAGATCTTCCTCGGCTTCGCGGCCGGATTCGTGCTGCTGTGCCTGCCGATGGGGCTGCTGTTCGGCTGGCTGTCGCGGCGGATGGCGGTGGCTCGATGAGCACCTTGGAGGTCCCCTTGGAGGTCCCCTTGGAGGTCATGGCATGAGTTACGCGAACCTCTACGAGACGCCCGGGCCGCGCGGCATCCGGCGCAACCGGCTGCTGGCGGGCGGCGTCGCGCTCGTGCTGCTGGCGCTGGCGTACGTGGTGTATGTGCGCTTCGACGCGAAGGACCAGTGGACGGCCGAGAAGTGGACGCCGCTGCTGCGCGGCGACGTCTGGGCCACGTTCATCCTGCCGGGCCTGGCCGGGACGCTGGGCGCGGCGGTGGCAGGGGTGATCCTGGCGGGGCTGTTCGGGCTCGTGTTCGCCACCGGCCGCCTGTCCGAGCACCGGTGGATCCGGGTGCCCGCGGCCGCGGTGGTGGAGTTCTTCCGGTCCGTCCCGCTGCTGCTGCTGATCTTCTTCGCGTTCTTCGGCTCGTACGTGCTCATCGGCGTGAACATCTCGGCCTTCGCCGCCGTCGTCTTCGGCCTGACCCTCTACAACGGCTCGGTGATCGCGGAGATCATCCGGGCCGGGGTGCAGAGTCTGCCCCGGGGGCAGGCGGAGGCGGCTTACGCGATCGGCATGCGCAAGGGGCAGGTCATGCGGCTCATCCTGCTGCCCCAGGCGTTCCGCGCCATGATGCCCGCCATCGTCAGCCAGTTCGTGGTGCTGCTGAAGGACTCGGCGCTGGGGCTCATCGTGGGCTACGACGAGCTGGTGGACCGGGGGCTGAACGGGATCGCGGCCAACTTCTCCAACGTCATTCCGGCGGCCATCCTCATCGCGGCCATCTTCATCCTGATCAACCTCTCCCTCGACCGCCTGGCCCACCGCCTCGGCGCGGCCCGCTGACCCGCGGCCCACGACGGCCGGGATCGCCGCCCTCCGGGACGCGTGGGACGCCGGGCCACGCGCGTCCAGGGCCTTGGGCCCATCGGCAAGGCGTCACGACACGGCCCCGCCCACCGTCTGGGCGGCCACCAGTGCGGCGTAACGGCCTCCGCCGGCCAGCAGCCGATCGTGGGTGCCCCGCTCGACGATGCGGCCGCCGTCGACCACCAGGATCAGATCCGCGTCGCGGATCGTGCTCAACCGGTGCGCGATGACGATGCGGGTCTGGGTGAGCCGGGCGAGGTGGCTCTCGATCGCCGCCTCGCTCTCGCTGTCGAGGTTGCTGGTCGCCTCGTCCAGCAGCAGGATCTTCGGCCGGGAGAGCAGGGCGCGCGCGAGGGCGAGCCGCTGCCGCTGGCCGCCCGAGAGTCCGGCGCCCTCGGTGAGCATGGTGTCGTACCCCATGGGCATCTGGCGGATCTCGGCGTCCAGGCGGGCCGTCCTCGCCGCCTCGGCGATCCGGTCGAAGGACGCGCCGGGGTCGTTGAGCGCGATGTTCTCCCTGATCGTGCCGGTGAAGAGCGAGGGGTCCTGGGTGACGACGCCGAACTGCCGCCGCAGCGTGCGCAGGTTGAGCTCGCTCACCGGCACCCCGTCATAGAGGATCTCGCCCGTGGTGGGCGTGTGGAGTGCCAGCAGCAGCCGGGCCAGCGTGCTCTTGCCCGACCCGGAGGAGCCGACCAGCGCGACCTTCTGGCCGGGCTCGATCTTCAGTGAGATGCCCTGGAGCGTCCACGGCGCCCGGGGGTCGTACCGGAATCCGACGTCACGCAGCTCGACCGCGCCGCGCAACCGCAGGACCTCGATGCCTTCGGCGGGTTCGGGGTCGGAGGCCAGGATGTCGGAGAGCCGGTCGAAGTGGGCGCCGGCCTGCTGGAGGCTCCGCATGCTCGACATGAGCGAGGCCAGCGGTGTGAGCGCGCCGACGGCGATGGCGTTGAGCGCGAGCAGTGTGCCCAAGGTGAGCTCCCCGTCCAGCACCCGCCAGGCCCCGACCCACAGCAGGGCGAGCGGGGCGAGCACGCGGATGGCGCCGAGCGCCGCCTCCAGCAGGCCCTGGGTGACGCCGCCGCGAATGTCCGCGTTGAGCTGAGCGGTGAAGTTCGTGGACCACTGGTCGACCGCGTGCTTCTCGGCCCCGGACGCCTTGAGGGTCTCGATCCCTCCGATGGCCTGGATCAGCTGGCTCTGCGTCGCCGAGAGCGCGGTCAGCTCCTGCTGGGCGAGATAGTTGACGCGGCGGCTGGTCACCACCAGCAGCACGATCTGCACGAGGGCCACGCCGAGGAGGCACGCGCCGAACAGCGGGTCCTGCAGGGAGACGAGGACCAGGTACCCGACTGCCAGCGGTCCGTCCAGCAGGGCTGACAGGATCTGACCGGTCAGCATCTCCCTGAGCACCGCGACGCTGCCCGCCCTGGTGACCAGGTCTCCCGTGCCGCGCAGCGCGAAGTAACGGTACGGCAGGGCGATCAGGTGGGAGACCACTCCCCGGGTCAGCTCGGCGTCCGCTCCCGCCCTGACCGCGACCAGCAGGACCGAACGGAGCGCGCCGAGCACGAACTGCGTCACCGTGGCGAGCAGGATGCCCGCCCCGAGCACGCCGAGGAGCGCGTCGGCGCCCATGGGCAGCACCCGGTCCACCAGCACCTGCGAGAACAGCGGCAGCACCAGGCCGAGCACCTGGAGCAGCAGCGAGGCGAGCACGACCTGCGCGAGCATGCCGCGCCGGCGCATGAGGAGATTCTTCAGGAACCCGCGCCGCCACGTGCGCGCCGCGCTGGAGCGCCCCCGTCTGAACGCCGGGCCCGGCTCGAAGGCCAGCAGGACGCCGGTGAATCCGGCGTCGAACTCCTCCGCCGTGAGCCTGCGCCGCCCCCGCGCGGGGTCCACGATGTCGACGCGATCGGGAGCCCAGCGCTCGACCACCACGAAGTGGTTGAACTCCCAGTGGACGACGGCGGGCATGGGAATGCGGGCGAGGTCCTCGGGTTCCAGGGAGAAGGCCTTGGCGGTCAGCCCCGACTCACGGGCGCCCGCCACGACGGCGAGCGCGCTGAGTCCGTCCCTGCCGACCTGGAGCCGGTCGGTGAGTTCGTGGAGCGAGACCCGGCGCCCGTGGAACGACAGCACCATGGCCAGGCACGCCGCCCCGCACTCGGAGACGGTGTTCTGCAGCAGGACCGGCACGCGCCTGCTCATGACGAGATCCCGGACGCCACGACGAACGCGAGAGCGCCCCCGGCGGCGAGGAGCACGGCGACCAGGGCCCAGAGCAGCACGAACCACGCCCGCCGGATGACCAGCGGCTCACTCTCCCGGGCGGCGGGGTCGGCGTACCGGCGCAGCGCCTCTTCGCGGTAGACGGGGCGGCTCACGACCAGTGCCATTCGATCGACGCGCGCTCGCGGCGCTCGCCCAGCCAGGCGTCGAAGGCGGCCTGCCCCGCGGCGGCCAGGGTCGCGGTGTCGTCCTCGGCGGGCCGGCGTTCGATCACCGAGCCGGTGAGGAAGCCCTTCTCATGCCGGACGGGGCCGACGACGCTCCCGGGTTCGGCGCCCCGCAGAGGCTCGGGCAGTTCGCGCTCCCAGCGGTCGCCGACGGCCGCCTGGGCTTCACCGGGGGCCGTCGTGAGCGCGGCGATCAGCTCGGCGGGCGAGGCGGCGCCGAGGGGGGCCGGGCCTGTCACCCACAGAGCCCGTACCCTGGCGAACTCGGCGCGGTGCGCGGCGAGGTAGGCCGGCGCGAGCTCCGCCTCCTTGCGCCGCCGGAACCTGCGGCGGCGGGCTATGCCGCCGACATACTCCTCGAACTGCGGCAGGGACATTCCGACCTGCTCCAGCCAGGCGACGGTCGCCGCGCGGTCGTGCAGGCCGCGCCCTCTGCGGAACTCGTCGGCCGCCGCTTGGAGGTCCTCACCGGCAAGCGGCTCGTCGTCGGCCAGCACCTCGTTGAGGACCAGGCACTGTTCGACGATCTCATCGTGCGGCGACATGGTGGTGCGGGAGAGCGAGCGCAGCATGGTGAGCGCCTGGGCCACGGACAGGTGAACCTGGTCCACGCTGACCAGCTGGCCCGCCGCCCAGTGGGTGGAGTGCTCGATCAGCCAGGGCACGCCCTCGTCGGCCGGGGCGGTCAGCGCGACCGTCCCGCCGTCCGGGTGTGCGAGCAGGAGGTCGTAGTCGACCACAGGTGTGCCGGGCCGGATGTCGACGACGAGCTGGGCATCGGTTCCCGGGTGCTCCACCGTCCACTCCGCGGCGGTCCTGCGGGCCGCGTCCACGTGGGCGCGTCTGCGGGGCAGCCCGCGCAGCAGTTCGACGGCGGACTCCAGCACGGCGCCGAAGTCACTCATGGGACTCTCCCTCTCACGCATGGGCGGCCGCCTGACCGGCGATCTCGTCGCGGGCGAGCCAGGCGGCGATGGCGTCGCTGATGGGCAGGCCTGTACGCATCTCGATGAACCCCCAGGCGCCGTTGGGATTGATCTCCAGGAAGACGTAGTCGCCTTCCGGTGTGAGGATCAGGTCGATCGCCCCGTATGTCAGCCCGAGCGAGGCGACCAGCTCGACGCACCGCTTCTCCACGTCCGCGGGGAGCGCGTGCGCGGCGTACCTGACCCGGTCGTCGTCGTAGTGACGCCAGTCCTCCCTGGCCGTCCGTGACGCCTGCGAGTCGATCTCGGCGGCGAACACCTCGTCCGCCACGACGATCACGCGCAGCTCCAGGGCCTTGGGCACGTACGGCTGAAGGATCACGGGCTCGTGCTGGAGCAGATGCCGTGAGGCGAGGTGACGGCGGGTCAGCACGGTCGTGTACGTGCGGTGGTCCTCGCCGTCGATCGTGAAGTTGTCGGAGTTGATCTGCTTGGTGATGAGCCTGCCCTCGGCGCGCTCGTACGCCGGGACCAGCTCGGCCGGATCGTTGGTGAACGACGTCTCCGGTACGGAGAAACCCATCGCCGCCGCGCGGGCCATATGAATGATCTTGTTGTGGGCCTGCCGCTCCGGCTCGCGCCGCGAGGGCAGCCATCGGGCGGGGACCAGGTCCCACGCTCCGTCCAGGAGGAACTGAGCCTGCCAGGCGACGTGCTCTCGATGGCTCGGCTCCGACACCTCGGCCGACGCCGCCGACCGGGTCGGACGCCTGCGCCACACGGCCGTCACCGTCGAAAGGTCGAGGGTGCCGTTCGCGGTGTGGAGTGTCATGCGGTGCTCTCCGCCCGCGAAGGCCACCGTGAGCCGGCTCCTGGCAGGGAACTCCCCGCTGTCCCACCAGGTCACCGGGATGTTCCGGCGCAGCAGCTTCGGCATCACCATGTCGACCGTGTCGTCCAGACGGTCGCTCAGTATGAGGATCATGTTCCAGTCGCCTCGCTCCACGAAATGGCGGAGCGGGACAGGCCCGCTCCGCCGTCGCTCAAGGAGATCGTGATCAAACTCGCCCGGTACGGGTCAGTTGTTGGTGCCCTCCCACTCGGCGGGCTTGCCACCGACGTACCAGGACACGGACATCCGGCCACCGGTCACGTCGCCCAGCTCGGCGTCGGTCAGCTCGGCACCGTCAACGGCAAGGTCGTTCAGCGAGATCTTCGGCATTTCGTCTCCCCTTCCACCGCTTCCGCGGTGTGTCTTCGTTCCCCCGGCGTTCCGTGGAACCTGTCGTGCTTGTGGTGACGAAGTTAGGGATGGCGACTTGAAGTGCACTTGGACCGGACTTGGAGAGACGCGCGATGCGCCGCCACGTGGCACATCAGGCGCAGGTCTCGTGGGTGGCCGACGTGCTGGCCTCGGCAGCGGTTCGCGTGCCGCCTTCCGACCCGCTGTGAGGGACGAGCTCTATGATCAGTTCGTCCTGATTGTCGAGACTCGGAGAAGACGTCAATCTCATGCGCCGCGCCATGGTCCTTCTGGGTGGCGTCGCCCTCGCCGTCGGCGCGTTCACCCTCTTCTACCGGGGCCCGGGACAACCGTTCATCCGCGGCTACGTGAGCGACGTCAGCGCCACCATGCTGGTCTACGCGTTCTTGGGGCTGCTGTGGCGCACCACCGCCGCACGCCGCACCCTGGCCACGGCCGCGATCGCCGTTGCCGTCGAGTTCTACCAAATTGTCGGCATGACCCCGCCGGGCATCGGCGGTGTCCTGGTCGGCGCGTTCCCCGACCCATGGGACCTGGTCGCCTATGCCATCGGTATGGTCGCGGCCCTGGCCTGGGAACGCCGATCGGTCCGATCCGGTGATCAGACCGGCTGACTCTCGGACGCCATGCCCATCGACGGCCGCTCGCACCCGCCGGAGGATGGCCATTCTCACCGGCATCACCGTGCCCCTTGTGCTGGCCGTCGTCGTTTTCGTGGCCACGGTGCTGATCGGGCCGTTCCAGGAGGACGTCAAGGAAGGGGTGTCCGCCTCGGAGCCTCCCGTACGGGTCGGCATCGAGGAGTCCTGGAACAACGACGTCGACATGGGCTGGGTCTTCGATCGGCCGCTGTCGGCGCAGGCCGTCAACGAGCTGCGCCGCCCACGGCGGCATCCGGTTCTCCGGCTTCTGCCTCACCCGGGCCTGCGACGCGGCCAGGACCCGGTTCAAGCTGTCGCTGACGGGACGGAGGAGGAGCGAGGTCAGGGTCACCGACGTCGTCGGCCGGGTCCTGGCGCGCCGGAAGCCGCCGACAGGCGCCCTTGTGTGGGGGCCCACGGGCGGCTCAGAACAGATCGAGCCCGGCATCGTGTTCTTTGAGGAGAACCCCGCGGTCGAACGCCTGAAGGGTCTCGACGAGTACGAGCGGCCGACCCGCCCGTACTCCGACCAGAAGTTCGTCCATCTCGCCCTCAACGAACCCATCGTCTTCGAGATCCTCGCCGTCAGCACCACCTGGGACGTCGGCTGGGAGCTCGTCGTCAAGCTGTCGGTCGACGGGAAGGCGGAGGAGGTGGTCGTACGGTCCGACGGCACGCCGACCGGCAGGCCGTTCCGCAACCCCGGGAAGATCTATGAGCCTCAGGTCTACAAGGGGAGCTTCAGGTGCGAGGTAGGGGCTCCGACCTGCGACCCCATGAGCTGACCTGCCAAGCGCATGAGCCCTAACGGCCTCTGCGCAAGGCCCATTCGACGCCCGGACAGCGGTCCATCACGACGTCGAGGCCCGCGTCCAGAGCACGCTGAGCCGCGGTCTCGTCGATGACGCCGAGCGGGAGCCAGATCGCCCCGGCCCCGATCGCTATCGCCTCGTCAACGGACTGCCCCGCGAGCTCGGAGCGCCGGTAAACGGCGACGACGTCCACCTTCTCCGGCACCTCGGCCAGT
This genomic interval from Nonomuraea helvata contains the following:
- a CDS encoding amino acid ABC transporter permease, producing MSYANLYETPGPRGIRRNRLLAGGVALVLLALAYVVYVRFDAKDQWTAEKWTPLLRGDVWATFILPGLAGTLGAAVAGVILAGLFGLVFATGRLSEHRWIRVPAAAVVEFFRSVPLLLLIFFAFFGSYVLIGVNISAFAAVVFGLTLYNGSVIAEIIRAGVQSLPRGQAEAAYAIGMRKGQVMRLILLPQAFRAMMPAIVSQFVVLLKDSALGLIVGYDELVDRGLNGIAANFSNVIPAAILIAAIFILINLSLDRLAHRLGAAR
- a CDS encoding peptidase domain-containing ABC transporter — translated: MSRRVPVLLQNTVSECGAACLAMVLSFHGRRVSLHELTDRLQVGRDGLSALAVVAGARESGLTAKAFSLEPEDLARIPMPAVVHWEFNHFVVVERWAPDRVDIVDPARGRRRLTAEEFDAGFTGVLLAFEPGPAFRRGRSSAARTWRRGFLKNLLMRRRGMLAQVVLASLLLQVLGLVLPLFSQVLVDRVLPMGADALLGVLGAGILLATVTQFVLGALRSVLLVAVRAGADAELTRGVVSHLIALPYRYFALRGTGDLVTRAGSVAVLREMLTGQILSALLDGPLAVGYLVLVSLQDPLFGACLLGVALVQIVLLVVTSRRVNYLAQQELTALSATQSQLIQAIGGIETLKASGAEKHAVDQWSTNFTAQLNADIRGGVTQGLLEAALGAIRVLAPLALLWVGAWRVLDGELTLGTLLALNAIAVGALTPLASLMSSMRSLQQAGAHFDRLSDILASDPEPAEGIEVLRLRGAVELRDVGFRYDPRAPWTLQGISLKIEPGQKVALVGSSGSGKSTLARLLLALHTPTTGEILYDGVPVSELNLRTLRRQFGVVTQDPSLFTGTIRENIALNDPGASFDRIAEAARTARLDAEIRQMPMGYDTMLTEGAGLSGGQRQRLALARALLSRPKILLLDEATSNLDSESEAAIESHLARLTQTRIVIAHRLSTIRDADLILVVDGGRIVERGTHDRLLAGGGRYAALVAAQTVGGAVS
- a CDS encoding TIGR04500 family putative peptide maturation system protein, which produces MSDFGAVLESAVELLRGLPRRRAHVDAARRTAAEWTVEHPGTDAQLVVDIRPGTPVVDYDLLLAHPDGGTVALTAPADEGVPWLIEHSTHWAAGQLVSVDQVHLSVAQALTMLRSLSRTTMSPHDEIVEQCLVLNEVLADDEPLAGEDLQAAADEFRRGRGLHDRAATVAWLEQVGMSLPQFEEYVGGIARRRRFRRRKEAELAPAYLAAHRAEFARVRALWVTGPAPLGAASPAELIAALTTAPGEAQAAVGDRWERELPEPLRGAEPGSVVGPVRHEKGFLTGSVIERRPAEDDTATLAAAGQAAFDAWLGERRERASIEWHWS
- a CDS encoding MvdC/MvdD family ATP grasp protein, with the protein product MILILSDRLDDTVDMVMPKLLRRNIPVTWWDSGEFPARSRLTVAFAGGEHRMTLHTANGTLDLSTVTAVWRRRPTRSAASAEVSEPSHREHVAWQAQFLLDGAWDLVPARWLPSRREPERQAHNKIIHMARAAAMGFSVPETSFTNDPAELVPAYERAEGRLITKQINSDNFTIDGEDHRTYTTVLTRRHLASRHLLQHEPVILQPYVPKALELRVIVVADEVFAAEIDSQASRTAREDWRHYDDDRVRYAAHALPADVEKRCVELVASLGLTYGAIDLILTPEGDYVFLEINPNGAWGFIEMRTGLPISDAIAAWLARDEIAGQAAAHA
- a CDS encoding DUF2809 domain-containing protein, whose translation is MVLLGGVALAVGAFTLFYRGPGQPFIRGYVSDVSATMLVYAFLGLLWRTTAARRTLATAAIAVAVEFYQIVGMTPPGIGGVLVGAFPDPWDLVAYAIGMVAALAWERRSVRSGDQTG